In a genomic window of Meiothermus sp. CFH 77666:
- a CDS encoding transglycosylase SLT domain-containing protein, with the protein MSDLVIAGMAAAAAAAVVSEPGQRVVRSAASNMREAVAPTRLALPPGLEPYRNALIAAARANGIQPSLLAALSLQENRRSDPEITLNNKPESWIVGNKYFDPARRRGWTDAQLARVYGLTQIKGATAITVGYTGLPAGLLNPRTNLELGARYLAKQIRAERSVRMGLVRYNGGNVAVAAVKRGEDHFSARYADMVLARQKLLEASRTSEALANDPRRYLV; encoded by the coding sequence ATGAGCGACCTGGTAATCGCAGGGATGGCAGCTGCTGCAGCGGCGGCGGTGGTATCTGAGCCGGGGCAACGGGTGGTGCGGTCTGCCGCCAGCAACATGCGCGAAGCAGTAGCTCCAACCCGCCTGGCCTTGCCGCCGGGCCTCGAGCCCTACCGCAACGCCCTGATTGCAGCGGCCAGAGCCAACGGCATCCAGCCGTCGCTTCTGGCAGCGCTGTCGTTGCAGGAAAATCGCCGTTCAGACCCCGAAATCACCCTCAACAACAAGCCCGAAAGCTGGATTGTGGGGAACAAATACTTTGACCCGGCTCGCCGGCGAGGCTGGACAGACGCCCAGCTTGCGCGGGTATACGGCCTGACGCAAATAAAGGGCGCAACGGCCATCACGGTGGGCTACACCGGCTTGCCGGCGGGGTTGCTCAACCCCCGCACCAACCTGGAGCTAGGAGCACGGTATCTGGCCAAGCAAATACGGGCAGAGCGAAGCGTGCGGATGGGCCTGGTGCGCTACAACGGTGGGAATGTCGCTGTAGCGGCGGTCAAGCGAGGCGAAGATCACTTTTCAGCCCGCTACGCAGATATGGTGCTGGCCCGGCAGAAGTTGCTCGAGGCCAGCCGCACCAGCGAAGCTCTGGCCAACGACCCACGGAGGTATCTCGTATGA